In the genome of Halobacteriovoraceae bacterium, one region contains:
- a CDS encoding undecaprenyl-diphosphate phosphatase has translation MGYFDAFVYGLVQGLSEFLPVSSSGHLALLPRLMSLKDPGVAFDLAMHVGTALAIAVYFRHEILKLINPKILHKDELGNRSKHYYLLMNYSSSTIASVLLILILRPVSVFARTPMFISLDLFVFALLMWWSDKKKDHEESHMFEIQWKKSILIGLSQALAIFPGVSRSGVTISMGRYLGLSRKESSQYSFLLSLPLIFAGMISKMPELMIQDNTITFDIILFGVFISFIVGLITLHYFLSFIRKMGLNLFVGYRILLSIIIFYVFMV, from the coding sequence ATGGGATATTTTGATGCGTTTGTTTATGGACTTGTTCAGGGACTGAGTGAGTTTTTGCCAGTTAGTAGCAGTGGGCATTTGGCCTTATTGCCTCGTCTAATGAGTTTGAAAGATCCTGGAGTTGCATTTGACCTGGCCATGCATGTGGGAACTGCCCTGGCGATTGCAGTTTATTTCCGCCATGAAATACTCAAACTTATTAATCCAAAAATCCTTCACAAAGATGAACTTGGAAACAGATCAAAACATTATTATCTTTTAATGAACTACTCTTCTTCAACAATTGCTTCCGTGTTACTCATTCTCATTCTAAGGCCAGTATCAGTATTTGCAAGAACTCCAATGTTTATTTCTTTAGACCTTTTCGTTTTTGCTCTTCTCATGTGGTGGAGTGACAAGAAAAAAGATCATGAAGAAAGTCACATGTTTGAAATACAATGGAAAAAATCAATTCTAATTGGTCTTTCTCAGGCCCTCGCGATATTTCCCGGTGTGAGCCGCTCTGGTGTGACTATTTCCATGGGACGCTATCTAGGGCTTTCGCGTAAAGAATCTTCCCAATACTCTTTTTTGTTATCACTTCCCCTTATTTTTGCCGGAATGATTTCCAAAATGCCTGAACTCATGATTCAAGATAATACGATCACTTTTGATATTATTCTATTTGGTGTGTTTATTTCTTTTATTGTTGGTCTCATTACACTTCATTATTTCTTGAGTTTCATAAGAAAAATGGGACTTAACCTTTTTGTAGGTTACAGAATTCTTCTGTCTATCATCATATTTTATGTCTTCATGGTATAG